The Maridesulfovibrio sp. genomic sequence AAATCATATCCCGGTAACGGGCGAAACCCCGGATCGGATATGACAAATTGACTGATAAGCTCTCCGGCCCCGCCAATACGGTTTGGGGTCGGAGATTTAATGCTTTATTATACTGTAAAAACAACCATTTCTGAAACAAGGACATTGCGTTGAAGAAAAAAAAATCACCCATCAAACCGCTCAAACTGAACAAGAAAGATAAATCCGAAGTTCAAAAAAAAGCGAGACAGAAATCCACATCGGATGCAGGCAACGATCAGGGCTTGAACAAACCCCCGGTTTCTCCGCTGAATGTGCTCCATGATGCAGCAGACCTGCTGGATGACGCAGGCAATATTCCCGATGAAGCATATGTGGATATTCCCACCACCCTTCCGGTGCTGGCTGTGAGGGATATTGTTGTCTTCAACTATATGATCCTTCCGCTTTTTGTAGGCCGTGAAAAATCCGTCAATGCAGTGGAAGCGGCCATGACCGGCAACCGCTACGTAATGGTCCTGACCCAGAAAGACGAGAGCGTAGAAAGCCCGGAACATGAGGATCTTTACCTCACCGGAACCGTGTGCATGATCATGCGCATGCTCAAAATGCCAGACGGACGTCTGAAAGTACTCGTACAGGGTGTATCTCGGGCCAGGGTAAAAAGATTCATAGGTTCAGAACCTTTTCATGTTGCTGAAATTGAAGCTATTCCCGAAGCTGAAACAGGAGAGCTGGACGCCACACAGGAAGCACTTGTCCGTTCCTCTCGGGAACAGAGTGAAAAAATCCTGACCTTACGCGGTATTTCCTCCACCGACATTATGAGCGTACTCAACAGCGTCAACGAACCGGGCCGTTTAGCGGACCTGATCGCCTCCAACCTGCGCATGAAAGTTGAAATTGCTCAGTCTATCCTTGAATGCGGAGAACCTGTTGAGCGGCTGACACTTGTCAACACCCAGCTCACGCAGGAAGTGGAAGTGGCTTCCATGCAGAATAAAATCCAGTCCATGGCCAAAGAAGGCATGGATAAAGCCCAAAAAGATTTCTACCTGCGCGAACAGCTCAAGGCCATTAAAAAGGAACTCGGCGAATCCACTGACGAAGCTGAGGAAGCTGAAGAAATCCGTGCAGCCATAGCCAAGGCAAAAATGCCCAGGGAAGTACACAAGGAAGCTGAAAAGCAACTCCGCCGCCTTGAAGCCATGCATCCGGAAGCATCAGAGGCCACGGTCATCCGAACCTATCTGGACTGGATGATTGAGCTTCCATGGGCCAAGCAATCCCGTGACCGTCTCGACATCATTGAAGCCAAAAAAATTCTCGATGAAGACCATTACGATCTTGAAAAAGTAAAGGAACGCATCCTTGAATACCTGAGCGTACGCAAGCTGAACCCGTCTATGAAAGGTCCCATCCTCTGCTTTGTGGGCCCTCCGGGGGTCGGTAAAACTTCTCTGGGACGTTCCATTGCGCGCAGCCTGAAACGTAAATTCCACCGTATGTCTCTTGGCGGGATGCGTGACGAGGCCGAGATCCGCGGACACCGCCGGACCTACATCGGGTCCATGCCCGGACGCATCATTCAGGGTATCAAACAGTGCGGAACCCGCAACCCGGTGATCATGCTCGATGAAATCGACAAACTCGGTTCAGATTTTCGCGGTGACCCTTCCTCCGCACTGTTGGAGGTACTTGATCCGGAGCAGAACAACTCCTTCACCGACCATTATCTGAACGTGCCTTACGACCTTTCAAAAGTTATGTTCATCTGCACTGCTAACGTGCTGGATTCCATTCCCCGTCCGCTCTTGGACCGTATGGAAGTTATCCGCATCCCCGGATACACCGAACATGACAAGGTTAATATTGCGCGCCGCTACATCGTTGGACGTCAATGCAAGGAAAACGGACTCAAAGAAAATGAAATGATCATGGCAGATGAAATTATCGCCAAGATCATCAAGGAATACACCCGTGAAGCAGGTCTGCGTAACCTCGAACGCGAAGTAGGCTCTGTCTGCCGCAAACTGGCCCGCAAGAAAGCAGAAGGCGAAAAAGGACCCTTTGAAGTTACAGCCGACAATCTGCACAAATACCTCGGTATTCCCAAACATCTTGAAGATGAGAAGGAAAATGAACTTCCCGCAGGTGTCGCGCTCGGTCTTGCATGGACCCCGGTAGGAGGTTGCGTGCTGCATGTGGAAGTCTCGGCCATGCCGGGTAAAGGCAAACAGCTGCTCACCGGACAACTCGGCGATGTGATGAAGGAATCCGCACAGGCAGCAGTCTCCTTCGCCCGCCAGCATGCTGACGAATACGGCATCGATTCCAACTTTTACGAAGAGCTGGACCTGCACATCCACGTACCAGACGGAGCAACTCCCAAGGATGGACCGTCCGCCGGTGTGACTCTGGTCACCGCACTGGTTTCCGCACTGACCGGAATCCCGGCTGACCCGGAGCTGGCCATGACTGGGGAAATATCCCTGCGCGGTCGTGTTCTTCCTGTTGGCGGCATCAAGGAAAAGATTCTCGCTGCCGTATCCCTAGGCATGAAACGGGTGCTGATTCCCTCGCAAAACCGGAAAGATCTTGAAGATATTCCCGAAGAACTTCTGAAAAATATTGAGATCACCCCCATCGAACGTATCGATGAAATATGGCCTATTGCCAAAACTAAATAAAAATTATCTCCGGCGGACGGGGAAGGGGAAACTCATACATGAGTTTTCCCTTCCCCATACCTCATCCCTTACGGAACCTTTTAATCCGTTTCGCTATGGCGAGTTGAAACAAATCAGCAGGAAGCGGATTTAGCCAGAGCCTGATAATTAAAGCTACTTAAGGTTGCATCCGAGCTAGAAGAATCAAACTGAGGTAAGTCTCTAAGGGAGTACCGGTATCCCAGCCGGAGGCATTGCCCCTCCTGACAATTTGGGCTATGCAATTTTTCGCAACATATATTTCAAAGCACGGAGTAAATATAAATGCCTATTTTCGAATATAAATGCGCTGACTGCGGCAAGGAATTCGAGGAGCTGGTTTTCAACCGCGACGAATGTCCTCCCTGCCCGGAATGTAAATCCGAGAAAACCGAAAAACTCATGTCCGCCTGTAAGTTCAAAACCGGCGGCGGAGCTCCTGACATGGGTGATTTCGGAAGTGCACCTGCTCCATCTTCTTCCAGCAGCAGTGGCTGTGCCGGATGCTCCGGCGGCGACTGTTCTTCCTGCGGAAGTTAGCAAGCTGTCCGCAAAAAATTCAGAGCCATGAATTTAGCGGACGCAACACCGGATCAATATAAATTTCAAACATAACGGCGGAATAATGAGAAAAATAACCATTGCAACACGCGGCAGCAAACTTGCCCTCTGGCAGGCTAACCATATTTCTGATCTTCTGCGTGAAGAGTATCCCGGAATCGATGTTCAACTGCTTAAAATCAAAACCAAAGGCGACAAGATTCTGGACGTTCCGCTGGCCAAAGTGGGCGGCAAGGGCCTCTTTGTAAAAGAGATTGAAGAAGCACTGCTTGATGAACGCGCCGATCTGGCTGTACACAGCATGAAGGATGTTCCCACCGAACTTCCCGATGGTCTTGAAGTAGGCGTAATTCCCCCGCGTGAAGCAGAGACAGACACCCTGCTTTCCGTAAAATATGATTCGCTCAAAGACCTGCCTGCCGGTGCTGTGGTAGGAACAAGCAGCCTGCGCCGCCAGTCTCAGATTTTAGCCCTGCGTGACGATCTTAAAATCGAATCTCTGCGCGGAAACCTCGACACACGCGTACACAAGCTGCTCGACGGCGAATTCGACGCCATTGTTGTTGCCACCGCCGGACTGAACAGGCTCAAACTTTCCGCACCCAAAAGCGAAATTCTGGGTCCTCCGACCTTCCTGCCTGCTGTGGCACAGGGAGCGCTGGGCATTGAGTACCGCATTGAAGACACAGAAATTCAGGACATCTTGAGATTCATCCACGATGAAACCACTGCCCGTCAGGTACGTGCTGAGCGCGGTTTCCTTACCGGACTGGACGGGGGATGTCAGGTCCCCATCGCCGCATGGTCCCAGCTTGAAGGTGATCAGGTCAAATTGACCGGATTTGTTGCCGACATTGACGGTTCCAGCCCCATCCGCATGGAAAAATCCGGTCCTGCGGAAGATGCATGGAACATCGGTCTTGCCCTTGCGGACGAAGTGCTTGCAGCCGGAGCCAAGGAAATTTTAGACCGCGTTTATGATAAATGCTGATCCGGCTATACTAAAAGAGTTCCGGCAAATTCCGGGAGTAGGCAAATCCATTGCCATGGACCTCTGGAATCTGGGCTACCGTTCCCTTGATGAACTCAGGGATGAAAACCCGGATGACATGTACTCACGACTTGAAAAGCTGGCAGGATGCCATGTGGACCGTTGCATGCTCTATGTTTTCAGGTGTGCGGTTTATTATGCAAGCAATGATAACCGGGACCCTGAACTGGAAAAATGGTGGAACTGGAAAGACTGATCAAAATCACAGATTGAAAATCAAGCCCGGAACATGTGCATGTTCCGGGCTTTTTTTAATATATTTTTTATATATTATGACTATAAAGTTCCTCTCATTCTGTCCGATAAGAGTTATAAACAGGAATCATGTTCTTTAAAAACATCATTTATAACTTCCAAGGACGGAGGTATACAATGTCAAACGGACCCGAACTCAATAAGGTGTCACAGGTTCCTCCTGTAAGGGATGAAGATCTTGCGAACTCCATGAAGAATCTGCAGAAGAAGAGACTGCAGAGGAAGGCATACGCGGACCCGGATATGCACCGCGAGCTGGTGAAGATTATTTCCTCACCAGTATACAATGCCAACGCAGAGCTGATTCAGGCTGTAACAAGCAGCCGAGGTTCAGCCTAGAAAAATTTCACATACGGAAATCGCCAATTCCTCCTCATAAAATAAAAGGCGCAGGTTTGCGACAACCTGCGCCTTTTATATTTACCAAATTCAGAGAAATTATAAAATCCGTAACCGGGCAACGCCCTCCTCGTGTGCCTCAACCTGCCCGATATGTACGGCAAGATCTCCCGCTTCAAGCAGCATATCCGTGGCCTGCTGCAACTTTTCTGCAGGAACGGCCAGCACCAGCCCGCCGGAAGTCTGGGCGTCAAAAACAAGATCGGTTTTAATGATGTCAGCATCCGGCGCCGCATGGACCTGTGAGCTGCAATATTTACGGTTGGCAAAACTACCCGCGGGGATCATCCCCATTGATGCCAGCTCGACCACATCATCCATGAACGGAACCTTATCAAGCCACAATTCTACAGCCACGTTTGAAGCATCAGCCATTTCCAGCACATGCCCGCCCAATCCGAATCCGGTTACGTCTGTGGCACCTTTCAAGCCCAGATCGCGAATAACTTTTCCGCCTGCGCTGTTCAATTTGGAGGCCCATTTGTAGACGTCTTTTTCAAACCGTTCAGCGCCGTCCCAATCGGCCTTTAAAGCTGTAGCCAACACTCCGGTCCCCAGCGGCTTGGTCAGCAGCAGTTGGTCACCTTCCCGCAAGCCTTTATTGGAAGCAAATCCGTCAGGATCGACTATCCCGGTAACAGAGAGTCCGTATTTAATCTCATCGTCTTCCACACTGTGTCCGCCTGCGAGCACAGCTCCGGCTTCACGGATTTTATTCATACCGCCCTTTAGAATTTCCCGCAGAATCTCCGGTCCCATTTCTTTCATAGGATAGCAGACGATATTCATAGCGGTCCAAGCTTCACCGCCCATTGAATATACATCAGAGAGGGAGTTTGCAGCAGCAATCTGACCGAACCAATAGGGATTATTGACCACCGGAGTAAAAAAATCCAAGGTCTGGACAAGGGCTTTGCCCGCAGGAAAAGAGACAATGGCGGAATCCTCGTTCCCGCCCAGTCCAGTAAGAAGGCGCTCATCCTCCACGGCCAAGCCGCACAAAACCTGCTCCAGGTCCCCCGGAGCGATCTTGGCTGCTCAACCGGCAGCTTTTACTGTCTTTACCAATTCTTTAGGCATTTTTATCCCTTGGTGCGCTTTGCGCTTTTGATGAAATATTTTGCTGCAGGAGTCATCATCCTCCTGCGTCTACCCCGGCATCGTCAAACGTTGCCATATCGTTATAAATATTCGCGGCGGCACGCAGCATGAACATGGACAGAGCTGCACCTGAGCCTTCACCCAGCCGCATATCCAGATGCAAAAGCGGCCTGCGCCCAAGGGCCTTGATCACTTTCGCGTAGCCCGGTTCAGCCGAAGCATGGCTGAGCACGCAATAACCGCCCACAGCAGGACAGATTTTAACTGCTGCTGCATAGGCTGCAGTGGAAATAAAGCCATCAATACAAACCATCTGCCTGTTTTTGGCCCCACCGAGAATCAACCCGACAAGGGCAGCTATCTCATAGCCCCCCAGTGCGCTTAGTATAGCAAAAGGATCAGCAGAACGCACTGTTTTCGCATTAACAGCCAGAGCCCGGCGAATTACTTCTATTTTACGGAGCACGCCCTCGGGATCTATACCTCCTCCCGGCCCGGTTATATCGGCGGGATCAAGATCAAAATAAGCACAATAAAGAGCGGTGGAAGGAGTGGTATTGGAAACGCCCATCTCTCCTGTACCAAGGACTTTTATACCTTGTGCGTGAGCCTCGTCGGCTAGGTCCAGACCGAGGGCCAACGCCCGCAGGCAGCAATCTTCGTCCATGGCCGGGCCTTTGGAAATGTTAGCAGTACCACAGGCTATCCTGCGCTGAATCAGGTTCGGATGTTCTGGGAAAGGGCCGCCCTTGCACCCGGCATCCACAACAACCAGTTCCACGCCGGAAGTCCGGGCCAAGACATTAATCCCGGCTCCTCCGGTCAAAAAATTCTCCACCATCTGACGGGTCACTTCCTGAGGGAAATAGCTGACATCTTCCTCATTAACCCCATGATCACCGGCAATAGTGTAGATGCGGGCCGGATCAGCCTGCGGAGCTTTACCGCCGGAAGCCATAAACATTTTCACTGCAAGATCTTCCAGCCTACCGAGACTGCCCAGCGGCTTGGTCAGGTTATCAAGATGAGCGCGGGCCTGTTTTTCAAGAGAAAAATCCACGGGCTGCACAGCGCTTACTATTCGCTGTAAATCTTCTGCGGAAAAATTATTCACATCCATTACCTCATATTAGCTGCCCTGCCGTATTGAGAAACCATAAACGGGTATGCTAAAGTTTGTCCCGAAATGAAGAAAAAATGTATATTACACGCCAATTGTCAGGGCGAACCCATTCAAGAACTGCTTCTGCTAAGCGATGAGTTCTCTGCGGAGTATCAAATTCACAGCTTTACCAACTATACACGGGAGTTTATCCCGGATAGCCTGCTGACCGATTGCGACCTATTTCTGTTCCAGACACTCAACGAAAAATGGGGAGAACTCGCTTCAGCAAAGCTCTGCGGCAGGCTGAAAAAAAATACCCGCTCAATAGCCATCCCCAACATGCTCTTCAAACACTACTGGCCGCTGTGGTCCGCTGCTCCCGGCTTTGACTACCGAGACACATTTCTGGATTCACTGCTTGATAGGGATCTGAGCGAGTCCCAGATCATGCACCTTTTCATTAATACCAGACTGACCAATATTTATGATTTCAAGGAAATCATGGACAGATCAGAGCAGTTGGAAAGAGACAAGGAAAGCCTTACCCCGGTCCGTTACGTGGACTGGATAATGGAAAACTACAGGAAAAAACCTCTTTTCAACACCATCAACCATCCGCGCAGGGAACTTCTCATCCTGACCGTAAACACCCTGCTTGAAGAACTTGGTATGACCCGGTTGAATGATAAGGCACTGAACGGATTTTCAGATCCCTTTACGGATTTTGAACAACCCATCCACCCCCAGGTCGCAGAATATCTCGGCCTTGAATTCGGCGGCCCGGAACACCGCTATCACGTTTACGGGGCAGAACTGACCTTTGAAGAGTACGCCACGCGCTACATCAAATGCCGCAAAAACAACATTGAAGACTTCATAACATTTCTCATGGCCGCAGCAAGGATGGGCCAATCCTGACCGGATTCTACCCGTTCAAATTCGGGGGCCCCATGACGATCATCTCCGCAAGGGTCAAATCCACTTTGGGCATGGTTCTGATTCTGTTGCCAAGCAATCCCATTTCAAGACCTACAAGCTCCTTGTAAAGCGGAGTACGGTCTACAACCGGAACATTTTCCATATCTTTGGTCAGATCCTGACACTTGAAACATCCGGGAAAAGAAAGCTGGCGTCCGTTGGGCTGGCGCAGGGTATTGACCACTCCGTGCATGCGGCAGATCATCAGCCTGTGTTTGTAGACCCCGCAAAGGCCGTCATCGTTTAAAGGACACATTATCTTGGGTCGCATGCCGTTCTCAAGCATCCCCTTGGCATTGCGTACATAAT encodes the following:
- a CDS encoding helix-hairpin-helix domain-containing protein, whose amino-acid sequence is MINADPAILKEFRQIPGVGKSIAMDLWNLGYRSLDELRDENPDDMYSRLEKLAGCHVDRCMLYVFRCAVYYASNDNRDPELEKWWNWKD
- the hemC gene encoding hydroxymethylbilane synthase, producing MRKITIATRGSKLALWQANHISDLLREEYPGIDVQLLKIKTKGDKILDVPLAKVGGKGLFVKEIEEALLDERADLAVHSMKDVPTELPDGLEVGVIPPREAETDTLLSVKYDSLKDLPAGAVVGTSSLRRQSQILALRDDLKIESLRGNLDTRVHKLLDGEFDAIVVATAGLNRLKLSAPKSEILGPPTFLPAVAQGALGIEYRIEDTEIQDILRFIHDETTARQVRAERGFLTGLDGGCQVPIAAWSQLEGDQVKLTGFVADIDGSSPIRMEKSGPAEDAWNIGLALADEVLAAGAKEILDRVYDKC
- the selD gene encoding selenide, water dikinase SelD is translated as MPKELVKTVKAAGUAAKIAPGDLEQVLCGLAVEDERLLTGLGGNEDSAIVSFPAGKALVQTLDFFTPVVNNPYWFGQIAAANSLSDVYSMGGEAWTAMNIVCYPMKEMGPEILREILKGGMNKIREAGAVLAGGHSVEDDEIKYGLSVTGIVDPDGFASNKGLREGDQLLLTKPLGTGVLATALKADWDGAERFEKDVYKWASKLNSAGGKVIRDLGLKGATDVTGFGLGGHVLEMADASNVAVELWLDKVPFMDDVVELASMGMIPAGSFANRKYCSSQVHAAPDADIIKTDLVFDAQTSGGLVLAVPAEKLQQATDMLLEAGDLAVHIGQVEAHEEGVARLRIL
- a CDS encoding WcbI family polysaccharide biosynthesis putative acetyltransferase, with product MKKKCILHANCQGEPIQELLLLSDEFSAEYQIHSFTNYTREFIPDSLLTDCDLFLFQTLNEKWGELASAKLCGRLKKNTRSIAIPNMLFKHYWPLWSAAPGFDYRDTFLDSLLDRDLSESQIMHLFINTRLTNIYDFKEIMDRSEQLERDKESLTPVRYVDWIMENYRKKPLFNTINHPRRELLILTVNTLLEELGMTRLNDKALNGFSDPFTDFEQPIHPQVAEYLGLEFGGPEHRYHVYGAELTFEEYATRYIKCRKNNIEDFITFLMAAARMGQS
- the lon gene encoding endopeptidase La; amino-acid sequence: MKKKKSPIKPLKLNKKDKSEVQKKARQKSTSDAGNDQGLNKPPVSPLNVLHDAADLLDDAGNIPDEAYVDIPTTLPVLAVRDIVVFNYMILPLFVGREKSVNAVEAAMTGNRYVMVLTQKDESVESPEHEDLYLTGTVCMIMRMLKMPDGRLKVLVQGVSRARVKRFIGSEPFHVAEIEAIPEAETGELDATQEALVRSSREQSEKILTLRGISSTDIMSVLNSVNEPGRLADLIASNLRMKVEIAQSILECGEPVERLTLVNTQLTQEVEVASMQNKIQSMAKEGMDKAQKDFYLREQLKAIKKELGESTDEAEEAEEIRAAIAKAKMPREVHKEAEKQLRRLEAMHPEASEATVIRTYLDWMIELPWAKQSRDRLDIIEAKKILDEDHYDLEKVKERILEYLSVRKLNPSMKGPILCFVGPPGVGKTSLGRSIARSLKRKFHRMSLGGMRDEAEIRGHRRTYIGSMPGRIIQGIKQCGTRNPVIMLDEIDKLGSDFRGDPSSALLEVLDPEQNNSFTDHYLNVPYDLSKVMFICTANVLDSIPRPLLDRMEVIRIPGYTEHDKVNIARRYIVGRQCKENGLKENEMIMADEIIAKIIKEYTREAGLRNLEREVGSVCRKLARKKAEGEKGPFEVTADNLHKYLGIPKHLEDEKENELPAGVALGLAWTPVGGCVLHVEVSAMPGKGKQLLTGQLGDVMKESAQAAVSFARQHADEYGIDSNFYEELDLHIHVPDGATPKDGPSAGVTLVTALVSALTGIPADPELAMTGEISLRGRVLPVGGIKEKILAAVSLGMKRVLIPSQNRKDLEDIPEELLKNIEITPIERIDEIWPIAKTK
- the cobT gene encoding nicotinate-nucleotide--dimethylbenzimidazole phosphoribosyltransferase, producing MNNFSAEDLQRIVSAVQPVDFSLEKQARAHLDNLTKPLGSLGRLEDLAVKMFMASGGKAPQADPARIYTIAGDHGVNEEDVSYFPQEVTRQMVENFLTGGAGINVLARTSGVELVVVDAGCKGGPFPEHPNLIQRRIACGTANISKGPAMDEDCCLRALALGLDLADEAHAQGIKVLGTGEMGVSNTTPSTALYCAYFDLDPADITGPGGGIDPEGVLRKIEVIRRALAVNAKTVRSADPFAILSALGGYEIAALVGLILGGAKNRQMVCIDGFISTAAYAAAVKICPAVGGYCVLSHASAEPGYAKVIKALGRRPLLHLDMRLGEGSGAALSMFMLRAAANIYNDMATFDDAGVDAGG
- a CDS encoding zinc ribbon domain-containing protein translates to MPIFEYKCADCGKEFEELVFNRDECPPCPECKSEKTEKLMSACKFKTGGGAPDMGDFGSAPAPSSSSSSGCAGCSGGDCSSCGS